In the Gossypium arboreum isolate Shixiya-1 chromosome 10, ASM2569848v2, whole genome shotgun sequence genome, one interval contains:
- the LOC108488154 gene encoding uncharacterized protein LOC108488154 — protein sequence MSIPSSNLMEDPVKPSKHRNHQKAKGISLFAFVSSILIYVSISYDIFNLFAASPLLSDTKLWFLISNTLILIIAADYGAFSSSKHQKLNLYDEYYHAMRSQARKSWTSTDPQQDPDFTANNTIPMEENIFEDNEEIPEKILQVVEIHEPDQRPKEHELNELAAEANEFSTMSDEELNRRVEEFIEKFNREIRLQATARNRQLLE from the coding sequence ATGAGTATACCATCATCAAATCTAATGGAGGATCCAGTGAAACCAAGCAAACACAGAAACCATCAAAAGGCAAAAGGGATATCATTATTCGCCTTCGTTTCCTCTATTCTGATTTACGTCTCTATTTCCTACGACATCTTCAACCTTTTTGCTGCTTCACCACTTTTAAGTGATACCAAGCTCTGGTTTCTCATTTCCAACACCCTCATCCTTATCATCGCCGCTGATTACGGTGCTTTCTCTTCCTCCAAACACCAAAAACTCAACCTTTACGACGAATATTACCACGCCATGCGTAGCCAAGCCAGGAAGAGTTGGACTTCCACTGATCCACAACAAGACCCCGATTTCACTGCAAATAACACCATTCCCATGGAGGAAAACATTTTCGAAGACAATGAAGAAATCCCAGAAAAAATATTACAAGTAGTCGAAATCCATGAACCTGATCAAAGACCCAAAGAGCATGAACTGAACGAGTTGGCAGCAGAAGCAAACGAGTTCTCGACCATGTCGGATGAGGAACTAAACAGGAGAGTTGAAGAGTTCATTGAGAAGTTCAACAGGGAGATTAGGCTTCAAGCTACTGCTAGGAACCGCCAACTTTTGGAATAG
- the LOC108487254 gene encoding protease Do-like 5, chloroplastic, which yields MEMLASLHTLPSPLPPTTSSSEPSYKTPFITRRRTIISASTAAIASLLYISNPIPSLYPAIALQPQQVELDQEEDRIVRLFQETSPSVVFIEDLELAKIPKSSSKGDRVVAAEDEDAKVEGTGSGFIWDKFGHIVTNYHVVDKLATDQSGLQRCKVLLADASGTSFYKEGKIVGIDPAYDLAVLKVDVEGSELKPIVVGTSRDLRVGQSCFAVGNPFGYENTLTTGVVSGLGREIPSPNGRAIRGAIQTDAAINAGNSGGPLIDSYGHVIGVNTATFTRKGTGISSGVNFAIPIDTVVRTVPYLIVYGTPYSNRFQ from the exons ATGGAGATGTTGGCTTCTCTACACACACTCCCATCTCCATTGCCACCTACAACTTCATCATCAGAACCTTCATATAAGACTCCATTCATTACAAGGAGAAGAACCATTATCTCTGCTTCAACTGCTGCAATAGCTTCTTTACTCTATATTTCAAATCCCATTCCTTCTTTATATCCAGCTATCGCTCTGCAACCTCAACAAGTGGAGCTTGATCAAGAAGAAGATAGAATCGTTCGTCTATTTCAG GAAACATCTCCATCGGTTGTGTTCATTGAAGACCTTGAATTAGCTAAAATCCCAAAGAGCTCTTCCAAGGGAGACAGGGTTGTTGCTGCTGAGGATGAAGATGCAAAAGTTGAAGGGACAGGTTCAGGCTTCATTTGGGACAAATTTGGTCATATT GTTACTAATTACCATGTTGTTGATAAATTGGCTACCGACCAAAGTGGATTGCAACGTTGTAAG GTGCTCTTGGCTGATGCTAGCGGAACTAGCTTTTACAAAGAAGGGAAAATTGTTGGCATTGATCCAGCCTACGATCTAGCTGTTTTAAAG GTTGATGTTGAGGGCTCTGAACTAAAACCTATTGTTGTCGGCACTTCTCGGGATTTACGCGTGGGTCAGAGCTGTTTCGCCGTTGGAAATCCCTTTGGATATGAGAACACTCTAACCACAGGG GTGGTTAGTGGATTAGGCAGAGAGATACCTTCCCCAAATGGCAGAGCAATTCGAGGAGCAATCCAAACAGATGCCGCCATTAATGCAG GCAACTCGGGTGGACCGTTGATTGATTCCTATGGTCATGTCATCGGAGTTAATACCGCAACTTTCACTCGGAAAG GGACAGGAATTTCCTCTGGTGTTAACTTCGCAATACCAATTGACACAGTTGTCCGAACAGTACCTTACCTTATCGTATATGGAACCCCATATAGTAACAGGTTTCAATAA
- the LOC108489751 gene encoding F-box protein At5g46170, whose translation MSSLRSDPVYRIHPEPIDHFDRLPDSLLPLVFNKIGDVKALGRCCVVSRRFRSLVPQVENVVVRVDCVISDDDCSPSSSSYDKSRAAGPISNLLRILLGGIVKPFQALVQFLGPKRPVINETLNTHPVSSSLSVGPGADVNDGEMEQGGVTHHSPTQVLRNFNEIRFLRIELPSGELGIDDGVLLKWRADFGSTLDNCVILGAASVTKNVNLQVAECGNDGFCPNNNIANGLNVGNGDDNGSIPESFYTNGGLKLRVVWTISSLIAASARHYLLQPIIAEHKTLDSLVLTDSDGQGVLCMNRDQLEELRVKPLSASSASKRTLVPALNMRLWYAPQLELPDGVVLKGATLVAIRPSEQSASKKEVSDASWLSTAFEEPYGTAAKMLVKRRTYCLEMNSF comes from the coding sequence atgtCTTCACTTCGTTCAGATCCGGTTTACAGAATTCATCCTGAGCCGATCGATCACTTCGACCGTCTTCCCGATTCTCTTCTCCCTTTAGTCTTCAACAAGATCGGTGACGTTAAAGCTCTCGGCCGATGCTGTGTCGTTTCGCGTCGTTTCCGTTCCCTCGTTCCTCAAGTCGAAAACGTCGTCGTTCGTGTCGATTGTGTTATCTCTGACGACGATTGTTCCCCTTCTTCGTCTTCCTACGATAAGTCACGCGCCGCCGGTCCGATTTCTAACCTCTTACGTATCCTTCTTGGAGGCATTGTCAAACCATTTCAAGCTTTGGTTCAGTTTCTTGGTCCAAAACGGCCCGTTATCAATGAAACCCTTAACACCCACCCTGTCTCTTCCTCTTTATCAGTCGGTCCCGGTGCCGATGTTAATGATGGGGAAATGGAGCAAGGTGGGGTGACCCATCATTCACCGACGCAAGTACTTAGAAATTTCAACGAGATTCGTTTCCTCCGGATCGAATTACCCAGCGGTGAGTTAGGGATCGATGATGGGGTTCTTTTGAAATGGAGAGCCGATTTTGGGTCAACTCTTGATAATTGCGTCATCCTCGGAGCTGCTTCTGTTACTAAGAACGTAAATTTGCAAGTAGCGGAGTGTGGGAATGATGGGTTTTGCCCCAATAATAACATCGCCAACGGTTTAAATGTCGGTAACGGCGATGACAATGGGAGTATTCCCGAGTCGTTTTATACCAACGGAGGGTTGAAATTAAGGGTTGTTTGGACGATTAGCTCGTTGATCGCAGCATCAGCGAGGCATTATTTGCTTCAACCGATAATTGCAGAGCATAAGACGCTAGATAGCTTGGTTCTAACCGATTCGGATGGTCAAGGGGTGCTTTGTATGAATAGAGATCAGCTTGAGGAGTTAAGAGTGAAGCCATTATCTGCTTCTTCTGCATCGAAAAGGACATTGGTGCCGGCACTGAATATGAGGCTTTGGTATGCCCCTCAGTTGGAATTGCCTGATGGGGTTGTTTTAAAAGGTGCTACTTTGGTTGCTATTAGGCCAAGTGAACAATCTGCTTCAAAGAAAGAGGTCTCTGATGCTTCTTGGTTATCAACTGCTTTTGAAGAGCCTTATGGAACTGCAGCTAAGATGCTTGTTAAAAGGAGGACTTACTGTTTGGAGATGAACTCGTTTTGA
- the LOC108487255 gene encoding uncharacterized protein LOC108487255 — MEQEVGESLIHLGNSDGSNSSSSDPVTRVRKLLFRRMLVGIKDGRFFLGTFHCLDKQGNIILQDTIEYRSTRRSSPSPMEQRCLGLVLIPSSCQNSCHVDCSVEEQLSLLKV, encoded by the coding sequence ATGGAACAAGAAGTAGGGGAATCCTTGATTCATCTGGGGAACTCAGATGGTTCTAATTCTAGCAGCTCAGATCCCGTAACTCGTGTAAGGAAGCTATTGTTTCGCCGGATGCTGGTGGGGATCAAAGACGGCCGGTTTTTCTTGGGCACTTTCCACTGCCTTGACAAGCAAGGGAATATCATTCTCCAAGATACAATAGAATATCGTAGTACCCGTCGGTCTTCTCCATCTCCTATGGAGCAACGATGCCTTGGTCTTGTTCTCATCCCTTCCTCTTGTCAGAACTCCTGTCATGTGGATTGCTCCGTCGAGGAACAGTTGTCACTGCTGAAGGTATAA